The following proteins come from a genomic window of Coffea arabica cultivar ET-39 chromosome 11c, Coffea Arabica ET-39 HiFi, whole genome shotgun sequence:
- the LOC113715603 gene encoding uncharacterized protein, protein MADSMEELEPLFDYRRVQPFNVVIVDDDPLDAPPVGCKKKRKTADSAVEENDNKGKVVQVIDCDENEEEEEEEEEDWLPPPPKMTNDTSKLNEDSTIKELRLKRQELASLAQSAKDALKAVEESVRQEFAAAESMKSHLNASSQSPTRGIAEQPSDTCQDRAKIVITIQDKDGPKQFRVFMDDKFERLFKMYAEKVKLDLQNLVFCFDGDKISPTATPAGLEMEENDIIEVYVKRK, encoded by the exons ATG GCTGATTCTATGGAAGAACTAGAACCCCTTTTCGATTATAGGCGCGTTCAGCCCTTCAACGTCGTCATTGTTGATG ATGATCCTTTGGACGCTCCCCCAGTGGGTTGTAAGAAAAAGCGAAAAACAGCTGATTCTGCT GTTGAAGAGAATGATAATAAGGGGAAAGTGGTTCAAGTAATTGATTGTGATGaaaatgaagaggaagaagaagaagaagaagaagactggTTGCCTCCTCCACCTAAAATGACCAATGATACATCAAAGCTTAATGAAGATTCTACCATAAAGGAGCTGAG GCTGAAAAGGCAGGAATTGGCTTCGCTAGCCCAATCAGCAAAGGATGCATTGAAAGCTGTTGAGGAATCTGTGAGACAAGAGTTTGCTGCTGCAGAATCTATGAAAAGCCACCTTAATGCATCATCACAATCTCCTACAAGAGGTATTGCAGAACAGCCATCAGATACTTGCCAGGACAGAGCAAAGATAGTAATTACGATCCAGGACAAGGATGGACCCAAGCAATTTAGAGTTTTCATG GATGATAAATTTGAGAGACTCTTCAAGATGTATGCTGAAAAGGTCAAGCTTGATTTGCAGAATctagttttttgttttgatgGAGATAAAATTAGTCCTACTGCCACCCCTGCTGGGCTTGAAATGGAGGAGAATGACATCATTGAGGTGtatgtgaaaagaaaatga